Below is a genomic region from Henckelia pumila isolate YLH828 chromosome 3, ASM3356847v2, whole genome shotgun sequence.
TGATTAGTTTTATTATTCAATGTGAGACAATTGTAACATTACCGACCTCTTGAGAAGCCGACGTCCACGGCGGCCCACTCTAAACGGCTTTCACTCACTTTTCAGtattcagtgcatgcattcatacaCCTTAATCCGgcctataattttttttcattatcgACACTGATCCGATGTTAGCCATTTTCTAGTTCACCCCTTCCGCTATGCCGGCTCTCAACGAGAGCACCAATGTTAGGTGGTGTTCATCCAAAATGTTTGCCTATTGGGTGGGGTTACCTCAAAGTTTTATAACTAACTCTTGATTAGTTTTATTATTCAATATGAGACAATTGTAACAATACTGCACAAAGAACTATTCTTGAATATATTTTAAGATTtacgtttgatattttatctttttaaagttttaaaataataccTTAACAAACAAGTTAGAGCAAATCAAGTTTATATTCACTTTGGATTCTTGTAATGCTACTCATTGATTAAAATTTGAAGTTACGTGCAAGCAgccatttatttttattaaatgatCGTAATTTTATGATTAAAACGTTAGATAAATCTCGAATTAACGTAATATTTGATACACATGTAAACAAATCAACGTGTGCATGCAAGTTGCAATTTCTTAAACTGAAGGGCTGTTGTATTAGAATATATCCcatgatataaatattattatatatttacaaAGGGAAAATTACTAAAAGTCGGGATTTGATAATGGCAAAGTTGTTAATTAAAATGAAATTAGTGACTGACACTTTCCCTAAAAAAGAGCATACTTCACGTGGCAAAGGAATACAGTTATAAGCTTAAACAAGAGCAGTAAAAGGCAGACGACCTCCTCGCTCAGAGAGCTCTCTCTGCAAACTGCGTACAATAATTGCGTTCGCCTATTTCCTTCTCTTCTCCAAATCTCTCTCCAATAATGCAGACTTCTTCCGCCATTCCCTCCGCCGCGGAGCCGCCACGGTTCAGTGAGGATATTGACAGCGCTTGCTCTACGCCTTTCGTCAGCGCCCCTTCTAGTCCAGGAAATGGCTCCTTCGGCTACTTCTTCAGCGCTCCGGCTAGCCCTATGCATTTCCTTCTGTCTTGTGAGAAAACTAAATCCTTGTCGTCTGGTTATGAGCCGGTTTTCATGTCGTCTGATCCGGATTCGTTCGAGTTCGAGTTTTCTTCGAGGCTTTCCCCGAATGGGTCTGGGGGAAACGGCTCCATGACTTCAGCGGATGAGCTTTTCTGCAATGGTCAGATCCGACCCATTACATTGTCGTCTCACTTGCTGATGTCGCAGGAAATGGTTGCCCCGTACGCAGATCTGGACGGTGAAGAGACGACGACTGTGCGAGGCAGGGATCTGAGGATGCGTGGCGCGAAGCACTCGCATCACCGCAAAGCCAGATCCATGTCGCCTCTGCGAACGACACCAAGCGTGTGGCCTGGTTTGAGCACCAAGCTGCCCCCACGTCAAGATCAAAATGGGAATGAGAGGGAAGAACCCTCGACGGAGACCACGCCGTCGTGCTCTGCATCCTCGTCGCGTTCGTCTTCATCCGGACGAAACTCGAAGAAGTGGATGTTTTTGAAGGATTTTCTACACAGGAGCAAAAGCGAGGGAAGAGAGAACAACAAGGAGAGATTCTGGTCGGCGATATCATTCTCCGCGGCGAAGGATCGGAAGATTCCGCCGTCTTCCCCGGCGTTATCTCCCTCCTCCTCCCGCGATGAGAAAAAAGGCAAGAGCGAGatgaagaaaggaagaaaagcCCTCCCAGCTGCCGGGAAACCCACCAACGGCGTGTGGAGGCGGCGGGTGCCACCATCGGCCCACGAGCTGCACTACACAGCAAACAGAGCTCAGGCGGAGGAGATGAAGAAAAGGACGTTTCTGCCCTACAGACAGGGTCTTCTTGGCTGCCTCGGGCTGAGTTCCAAGAGCTACGGCGCTTTCAGTGGCTTCGCTAGAAATCTGAACCCCATTTCCTCCAGGTGATGCAACAATATTAATCAAGATCAAAGCATAAACTATATATATTTTGGTCtttgaatttttgtttttgttgaattAAATAAAGAATATGTTCTCGAGATTCTGTATGATTCAGAAGCTTCGTCTCAGAGAGATCGATCACCTCACTCGGTCGGTGACTTTGATTGTCCATGAATATGGCTTGCTGCTGCTGCTGTTCATGTTGTAAtgtctgtaatttttgtttaattacaTACTCGGATTTGTGTAAAAATATGTATGTAACTCTAATGGAATGTAAGATTTTAATGTTGTTTCCTTGCTGTATTTGCATATGTGAACTCTGGCATGGTTTCTGTCGGTATTCAACATCATTTGTTTATTGGGCAACTTGTATATAACTTCCTAAATCAAACATAAGTTTCAATTTATTTCTTATATTTGTCTTTCTGAAAATGtacttgtttttattttaattaatcattattatttcttgaattattaaatgtggaatcggattcaaaatttgattcacttgattcatcgagataataaatattttcatcgttGTATAAAAATTCAATCGTTTCTACTGGATAGAATtcaatagtatatattttttcaagaagtttaactttatttttttttttgtttcgttttggacattcatttgcataatgactttttcattgcacaaccaacatgtgcagttctttcctttaccttttgggcaaggtggttttttgttatcaaattttttataaaattttcttttataaggttttctgaagaaatttcttttaaatttcttttttttataggaaataaattttctattaaaagatttataaggtttattaaatttattctgtttctgtcgttttaaatgtttgtgtgacatgtttgttttgcaaccgtatttCTTTACTGTGAATTatattttgtcacaacaaagtttattgttttgtttgtaagatctgaatatttttttatttaatattacttcatgacatttctttgttataacatctttaataaatttaatagctcctcctagtgttttggcataagcgctagttaagaattcatctttattatttattggtatattaggtattttattaaaaatacttaatttataatgttcttttttatcagcatctattaactgataatagtttgtttcataatcacatataaattcttctagataacataaattgcatagtTTAATAATATCTAGAATaaaaattgctctattttgttctatgttCTTAGCTACCagattagcatcattattagaaactcctaaaaattcttggtacaaggcatcaacaaatagttcgaaatatcgatgtcctgtcattctttgtggtagattagtaattactaggtttttaGACCAAGTTCTTACTACTCCTAAcaatgtcatttttatcattccatgagttaaaacttgaatattctcacttttatctaataatggtgttaattgaatttgtactgatagttcatttgcccaatgatctatctttgattttctttctttgtatgttgaacaacctaaatctaagatattctgtttcacaaatcctgatgtttttgattctctaagaatatctctaacatctttataagatccagagtattggtctctgttatatttaaattcttaatcatctcttccaccactaccttctacatttgttcgtagatttaatcgtggtctagaatcatcttcagattctgattctgaaatatccatatctctgtattgttctgattcctgatgtgaatgatataattcttctgtatttactcctatttgttcaaaatcagatgagtctgtttcactaaacatctccatacttatgtttgccataactaaggggatttctataccatgattcaattttgaattgtggttcttcttccatttttctttttcctttatctattgaaagaacttctttaagatagtttaatatttcattactatgtctttcctgt
It encodes:
- the LOC140892435 gene encoding uncharacterized protein, translating into MQTSSAIPSAAEPPRFSEDIDSACSTPFVSAPSSPGNGSFGYFFSAPASPMHFLLSCEKTKSLSSGYEPVFMSSDPDSFEFEFSSRLSPNGSGGNGSMTSADELFCNGQIRPITLSSHLLMSQEMVAPYADLDGEETTTVRGRDLRMRGAKHSHHRKARSMSPLRTTPSVWPGLSTKLPPRQDQNGNEREEPSTETTPSCSASSSRSSSSGRNSKKWMFLKDFLHRSKSEGRENNKERFWSAISFSAAKDRKIPPSSPALSPSSSRDEKKGKSEMKKGRKALPAAGKPTNGVWRRRVPPSAHELHYTANRAQAEEMKKRTFLPYRQGLLGCLGLSSKSYGAFSGFARNLNPISSR